TCAAGCACCCCACCAAAATACTCAACAATACCTTGGAGTCCTAAACATACGCCAAATAAAGGGATACCTCGATTGATAATTTCATCTATAGCTTCTGATAATTTAAAATCACTGGGTTTTCCTGGGCCGGGAGATAATACGACTAAATCATAATGGCTTTCTTTTAAATAACTTAATGCCTTATCAAAACGTATAGTGCTAACTTCCGCTCCTGTCTGACGAATATAATTTGCCAAAGTATGCACAAAGGAATCTTGGTGATCGATAAGCAAAACACGTTTTCCTTTGCCCGTTAAAGGCAAGCTTTCGGTTTCTTTTTTGTTTTTTATTTCCACATTCTGCAACATATCTAAAAAAGCAGATGCTTTGAGACGTGTCTCTTGCTCTTCTGCCTCAGGAATGGAATCATAAAGCAAAGTGGCTCCGACACGAAGTTCAGCCACGCCCTTTTCAATACGTACGGTTCTAAGCACCAATCCCGTATTCAAATTGCCATCGAAACCAAACCATCCCACTGCTCCTGCATACCATTTGCGTGGTGACTTTTCATGTTGCTCTATAAAATTCATGGCCCAGAGCTTAGGAGCCCCAGTCACAGTAACCACCCACATATGAGTTAAAAAAGCATCTACAGAGTCAAAACCATCTCGCAAAATACCTTCCACATGGTCGACAGTATGAATCAATCGAGAATACATCTCAATTTGACGTCGACCTATTACCTTAACACTGCCTGCCTCACAAATTCTCGACTTATCGTTGCGATCAACATCAGTACACATAGTCAATTCAGACTCTTCTTTAGGAGAGTCAAGTAAGGCCTGAATATTTAAAGCATCTTCAATGGCATCGTCACCACGCTTAATTGTGCCTGAAATAGGGCAAGTTTCTACCCTTTTTCCTTGAACTCGCACATACATTTCAGGCGACGCACCAATTAAATACTCTTCATTACCTAAATTAATAAAAAAGCCATAGGGTGAAGGATTAATGCGGCGCATTTTGCTAAATAATGCAGAAGGCTGCTCTGTATAATGACTATAAAATGTTTGGCTGGGCACTACTTCAAATAAATCACCACAAGCAAAACGTTCTTTGGCCTTATTAACCACATTGGCATATTCACCTAACTCATGATCGCCACTTTTATCTGGCTGATTTATTGCTTGATAAGGTAAATAAACTCCTTCTCTTGCCAATGATTGAGTCGACTTTCCTTGGTACTGAAAATCATAGCGTCTAACGTAAGCTTCTTCCTTACGGTGATTGACAATAAAAATTTCATCAGGTAGGTAAAGAACCATATCTCGTTGTTTCGGATCTCGTTCTTTGCACTGTTCTAACTGTTCAAATTGATAAATTAGATCGAAGCCAAAGGCTCCATACAAACCTAAGTGAGAGTCTTCCTCTGATTTAAAAAAGGCAAGCAATAATCGAATAATACTAAATACTGAAGGCTGCTGACTCCTCTCCTCCTCGCTAAAGACCTGTTGAGAGGGCTTCATTTTAACCTGGCATAACACATTAGTATGGAGCAATAGCTCTAGATTATTTTGGCTAGCTAACAATGGATAAATAAACGCTAACAATACTTCTCCGCGCTGATTTAAAGCCTCTAAGCTAATGAGATCTTGTTTGCAAATAATAGCTAATGGCGGATTATAAAATCCTAAGTCCCAACAGGTATAACGGCCTGGATATTCAAAACTAGAAGCAAAAATAGCGCCCCTTTGAGAATCAATACTCTCGATAAGAAACTTGATACCTTGATGATAATCTAAAGACTCTTGAGACGATTCAACATGAACTCCGCCCTGCGTTTTATACTGTTGTAGCATAGATAACACACTCTATTTAATTATTAATAATTGTTCATCATTCTACTGTAAAACAGTTCTAGCGCAAGAAGGACTCTAATTTTCTTGAGACCCGCCTCACGCTCTCTAATAAAATAATGCAAAGACCACCATAGAAGCACTTCATTTTTAACATGATCGCTATATAATGGAACACTTTCTGTTGGGATGCCACCATGACTATTTCTCAAAAAGACTTAGAAAAAATAGCCCGTTTAGCTTATTTGGATACCGAATCGTCTACTACATCGCAATTAACACAAGATGTCAGTGCCATAATGGATTTTGTAGAGCAATTACGTTCTGCCGATACACACGATGTAGCACCTCTTTTCCATCCCTTTGCTTTACATCAACGATTAAGAATAGATGCCGTCACTGAAGAAGAATGCATTCGTGAGCTTGAAGAAATGGCTCCGTTGTTTGATGACGATTTATATTTAGTGCCTAAAGTCATAGAATCGGATAAATAATTATGGAACAACTTACACTGAAACAATTATCTCAGGCCCTGCAACAAGGCGAACTCTCCAGTGTTGAATTAACCAAGCATTATATTAGTAAAATCCATGACAATAAGGATCTTAATGCCTTTATCAGCCTTGATGAGGAAAGTGCATTAGTACGTGCCCAACAAGCAGACGTGGATTTAAAAAAGGGATTAGGTAAGGTATTAACAGGGATTCCTATGGCACTTAAAGATTTATTTTGTACCAAGGAAATGAAAACGACTTGCGCTTCCAAAATGCTAGCCAATTTTCAGTCCCCCTATGAAGCCACCCTAACCAAAAAATTGAAAGAGCAAGGAGCCATTCTTTTAGGCAAGACCAATATGGATGAATTTGCCATGGGCTCTGCTAATGAAAATAGTTATTTTGGTGCGGTAAAGAACCCGTGGGATAAAGAACGCGTCCCTGGCGGGTCTTCAGGTGGCTCCGCAGCAGCCGTTGCAGCGCGACTAATTCCCTTCTCCATAGGTTCAGATACTGGGGGCTCTATACGCCAACCCGCTGCATTTTGTGGTATCAGTGGTATTAAACCAACTTATGGTCTCGTTTCTCGTTACGGCATGGTCGCGTTTGCTTCGAGTCTTGATCAGGCGGGCCCCATGGCAAGAAGTGCCGAAGATCTTGCCGTTATCCTTCAGGCATTAGCTGGTTTTGATCCTCAAGATTCAACGTCAGTGGAGCGCCCTATCCCTGATTATTATGCAGAACTAAATAAGCCATTAAATAAACTTCGTATTGGCCTGCCTACCTGTTTCTTTCAACCTCAAGTAGATGATGCAATACAAAAAGCTATACTTGCTGCAGTTAATGTGTTTAAGAATCTAGGCGCCGAGATTATTGAAATAGAATTAAAACTCCAACCACTGTGGGTTCCTTGTTATTACGTGGTTGCCTGTGCGGAAGCCTCTTCGAATCTTTCTCGTTATGATGGA
This Legionella fallonii LLAP-10 DNA region includes the following protein-coding sequences:
- a CDS encoding anthranilate synthase component I; protein product: MLQQYKTQGGVHVESSQESLDYHQGIKFLIESIDSQRGAIFASSFEYPGRYTCWDLGFYNPPLAIICKQDLISLEALNQRGEVLLAFIYPLLASQNNLELLLHTNVLCQVKMKPSQQVFSEEERSQQPSVFSIIRLLLAFFKSEEDSHLGLYGAFGFDLIYQFEQLEQCKERDPKQRDMVLYLPDEIFIVNHRKEEAYVRRYDFQYQGKSTQSLAREGVYLPYQAINQPDKSGDHELGEYANVVNKAKERFACGDLFEVVPSQTFYSHYTEQPSALFSKMRRINPSPYGFFINLGNEEYLIGASPEMYVRVQGKRVETCPISGTIKRGDDAIEDALNIQALLDSPKEESELTMCTDVDRNDKSRICEAGSVKVIGRRQIEMYSRLIHTVDHVEGILRDGFDSVDAFLTHMWVVTVTGAPKLWAMNFIEQHEKSPRKWYAGAVGWFGFDGNLNTGLVLRTVRIEKGVAELRVGATLLYDSIPEAEEQETRLKASAFLDMLQNVEIKNKKETESLPLTGKGKRVLLIDHQDSFVHTLANYIRQTGAEVSTIRFDKALSYLKESHYDLVVLSPGPGKPSDFKLSEAIDEIINRGIPLFGVCLGLQGIVEYFGGVLDVLNYPMHGKASIMKISDSDGLFSGLGETFRAGRYHSLYARLKTVPKELTVTAMSEDGIVMAVSHQNLPIHAVQFHPETILSLPNQAGMKIITNLMGMIK
- the gatC gene encoding Asp-tRNA(Asn)/Glu-tRNA(Gln) amidotransferase subunit GatC, which produces MTISQKDLEKIARLAYLDTESSTTSQLTQDVSAIMDFVEQLRSADTHDVAPLFHPFALHQRLRIDAVTEEECIRELEEMAPLFDDDLYLVPKVIESDK
- the gatA gene encoding Asp-tRNA(Asn)/Glu-tRNA(Gln) amidotransferase subunit GatA, translated to MEQLTLKQLSQALQQGELSSVELTKHYISKIHDNKDLNAFISLDEESALVRAQQADVDLKKGLGKVLTGIPMALKDLFCTKEMKTTCASKMLANFQSPYEATLTKKLKEQGAILLGKTNMDEFAMGSANENSYFGAVKNPWDKERVPGGSSGGSAAAVAARLIPFSIGSDTGGSIRQPAAFCGISGIKPTYGLVSRYGMVAFASSLDQAGPMARSAEDLAVILQALAGFDPQDSTSVERPIPDYYAELNKPLNKLRIGLPTCFFQPQVDDAIQKAILAAVNVFKNLGAEIIEIELKLQPLWVPCYYVVACAEASSNLSRYDGLRFGHRSSKTSNLIELITNSRSEGFGIEVKRRILTGTHVLSAGYFDAYYIQAQKIRRLIQTELITHLNSVDVILGPTTPTTAFKLGEKIADPIQNYLADVFTVAANLAGLPALSIPTGFDDNLPIGLQLMGKHFSESHLLNLAHHYQLHTSWHLASPNEYR